In Streptantibioticus cattleyicolor NRRL 8057 = DSM 46488, a genomic segment contains:
- the sufC gene encoding Fe-S cluster assembly ATPase SufC, with protein MATLEIHDLHVSVEAENGPREILRGVDLTVKQGETHAIMGPNGSGKSTLAYSLAGHPKYTVTGGTVTLDGEDVLAMPVDERARAGVFLAMQYPVEVPGVSVSNFLRTSATAVRGEAPKLRTWVKEVKEAMEALQIDPSFAERNVNEGFSGGEKKRHEILQLELLKPKIAILDETDSGLDVDALRVVSEGVNRVHGTGEVGTLLITHYTRILRYIKPDHVHVFAKGRIVESGGAELADKLEEEGYAAYVEGGVSE; from the coding sequence ATGGCAACGCTTGAGATCCACGACCTGCACGTCTCCGTCGAGGCCGAGAACGGCCCGCGGGAGATCCTGCGCGGTGTCGACCTGACCGTGAAGCAGGGCGAGACCCACGCCATCATGGGCCCCAACGGCTCCGGCAAGTCGACCCTGGCCTACTCGCTGGCCGGCCACCCCAAGTACACGGTCACCGGCGGCACCGTCACCCTCGACGGTGAGGACGTGCTGGCGATGCCCGTCGACGAGCGGGCCCGGGCCGGTGTCTTCCTGGCCATGCAGTACCCGGTCGAGGTGCCGGGTGTGTCGGTCTCCAACTTCCTGCGCACCTCCGCCACCGCGGTGCGCGGCGAGGCCCCGAAGCTTCGCACCTGGGTGAAGGAGGTCAAGGAGGCCATGGAGGCGCTCCAGATCGACCCGTCCTTCGCCGAGCGCAATGTCAACGAGGGCTTCTCCGGCGGCGAGAAGAAGCGCCACGAGATCCTCCAGCTCGAACTGCTCAAGCCGAAGATCGCGATCCTCGACGAGACCGACTCCGGCCTGGACGTCGACGCGCTGCGCGTGGTCTCCGAGGGCGTCAACCGGGTCCACGGGACCGGCGAGGTCGGCACCCTGCTGATCACCCACTACACCCGCATCCTGCGCTACATCAAGCCCGACCACGTCCACGTCTTCGCCAAGGGCCGCATCGTCGAATCCGGCGGCGCCGAGCTCGCGGACAAGCTGGAGGAAGAGGGCTACGCGGCTTACGTGGAAGGCGGCGTATCCGAGTGA
- the sufB gene encoding Fe-S cluster assembly protein SufB translates to MTAPTETTHPELEGIGTYEYGWADTDVAGASARRGLSEEVVRDISAKKNEPEWMLKLRLKGLGLFAKKPMPTWGSDLSDIDFDNIKYFVRSTEKQAESWEELPEDIKNTYDKLGIPEAEKQRLVAGVAAQYESEVVYHKIREDLEEQGVIFLDTDTGLREHPELFQEYFGTVIPAGDNKFAALNTAVWSGGSFIYVPKGVHVEIPLQAYFRINTENMGQFERTLIIVDEGAYVHYVEGCTAPIYKSDSLHSAVVEIIVKKNARCRYTTIQNWSNNVYNLVTKRAVAYEGATMEWVDGNIGSKVTMKYPAVYLMGEHAKGETLSIAFAGAGQHQDAGAKMVHMAPNTSSNIVSKSVARGGGRTSYRGLIEIGEGAQGAKSNVLCDALLVDTISRSDTYPYVDVREDDVSMGHEATVSKVSEDQLFYLMSRGLTEQEAMAMIVRGFVEPIARELPMEYALELNRLIELQMEGAVG, encoded by the coding sequence ATGACTGCTCCTACGGAGACCACTCACCCGGAGCTCGAAGGCATCGGCACGTACGAGTACGGCTGGGCCGACACGGACGTGGCCGGCGCCTCCGCCCGGCGCGGGCTTTCCGAAGAGGTCGTCCGCGACATCTCGGCGAAGAAGAACGAGCCGGAGTGGATGCTGAAGCTGCGCCTGAAGGGGCTCGGGCTCTTCGCGAAGAAGCCCATGCCGACCTGGGGCTCGGACCTGTCGGACATCGACTTCGACAACATCAAGTACTTCGTGCGCTCCACCGAGAAGCAGGCGGAGTCCTGGGAAGAGCTGCCCGAGGACATCAAGAACACCTACGACAAGCTGGGCATCCCCGAGGCCGAGAAGCAGCGCCTGGTCGCCGGTGTGGCCGCCCAGTACGAGTCCGAGGTGGTCTACCACAAGATCCGTGAGGACCTTGAGGAGCAGGGCGTCATCTTCCTGGACACCGACACCGGTCTGCGCGAGCACCCGGAGCTGTTCCAGGAGTACTTCGGCACCGTGATCCCGGCCGGTGACAACAAGTTCGCCGCGCTCAACACGGCGGTGTGGTCCGGCGGTTCGTTCATCTACGTGCCGAAGGGCGTGCACGTGGAGATCCCGCTCCAGGCGTACTTCCGGATCAACACCGAGAACATGGGCCAGTTCGAGCGGACCCTGATCATCGTCGACGAGGGCGCCTACGTGCACTACGTCGAGGGCTGCACCGCGCCGATCTACAAGTCGGACTCGCTGCACTCGGCGGTCGTGGAGATCATCGTCAAGAAGAACGCCCGGTGCCGTTACACGACCATCCAGAACTGGTCCAACAACGTGTACAACCTGGTGACCAAGCGCGCCGTGGCCTACGAGGGCGCCACCATGGAGTGGGTCGACGGCAACATCGGCTCCAAGGTCACCATGAAGTACCCGGCCGTCTACCTGATGGGCGAGCACGCCAAGGGCGAGACGCTCTCGATCGCGTTCGCCGGCGCCGGCCAGCACCAGGACGCGGGCGCCAAGATGGTGCACATGGCCCCCAACACCTCCTCCAACATCGTCTCCAAGTCGGTGGCCCGGGGCGGTGGCCGCACCTCCTACCGGGGTCTGATCGAGATCGGCGAGGGCGCCCAGGGCGCCAAGTCCAACGTGCTGTGCGACGCGCTGCTGGTGGACACCATCTCCCGTTCGGACACCTACCCCTACGTGGACGTCCGCGAGGACGACGTCTCCATGGGCCACGAGGCGACGGTCTCCAAGGTCAGCGAGGACCAGCTCTTCTACCTGATGAGCCGCGGCCTGACCGAGCAGGAGGCGATGGCGATGATCGTCCGTGGTTTCGTGGAGCCCATCGCGCGCGAGCTGCCGATGGAGTACGCCCTGGAACTGAACCGGCTGATCGAGCTCCAGATGGAAGGCGCGGTCGGCTGA
- the sufD gene encoding Fe-S cluster assembly protein SufD: MAETLPAGSTTEGAIQVGQPADARVGAAPSYDVADFPVPTGREEDWRFTPLERLRGLHDGTAEATGAPRIEVTAPDGVTVETVDRADARLGKAGKPVDRVVAQAYSSFEKASVVSIPKETVLTEPVRISVHGEGGTAFGHLLVEVGAFAEAVVVLDHTGDLTLAANVEYVVGEGAKVTVVSVQDWDDTAVHVAQHTALVGRDATFKSVIVTFGGDLVRLHPRVVYAAPGGEAELYGLYFTEGGQHQEHRLFIDHDTPHCRSNVAYKGALQGKDAHAVWIGDVLIRAAAQGTDTYELNRNLVLTDGARVDSVPNLEIETGEIVGAGHASATGRFDDEQLFYLMARGIPAKEARRLVVLGFFAELIQQIGLADLEERLLAKIEKELEESVG; the protein is encoded by the coding sequence ATGGCTGAAACCCTTCCGGCCGGCAGCACCACCGAGGGTGCGATCCAGGTCGGCCAGCCCGCCGACGCGCGGGTCGGCGCCGCCCCGTCCTACGACGTGGCCGACTTCCCCGTGCCCACCGGGCGCGAGGAGGACTGGCGGTTCACGCCGCTGGAGCGGCTGCGCGGCCTGCACGACGGCACCGCCGAGGCCACCGGCGCCCCGCGGATCGAGGTGACCGCCCCGGACGGCGTCACCGTGGAGACCGTGGACCGCGCCGACGCCCGGCTGGGCAAGGCCGGCAAGCCCGTCGACCGGGTGGTGGCCCAGGCGTACAGCTCTTTCGAGAAGGCCTCGGTGGTCTCCATCCCCAAGGAGACCGTGCTCACCGAGCCGGTGCGGATCTCGGTGCACGGCGAGGGCGGCACCGCCTTCGGCCACCTGCTGGTCGAGGTCGGCGCCTTCGCCGAGGCCGTGGTGGTCCTCGACCACACCGGTGACCTCACGCTCGCCGCCAACGTCGAGTACGTCGTCGGCGAGGGCGCCAAGGTCACCGTGGTCTCGGTGCAGGACTGGGACGACACCGCGGTGCACGTCGCCCAGCACACCGCGCTGGTCGGCCGGGACGCCACCTTCAAGTCGGTGATCGTCACCTTCGGCGGCGACCTGGTCCGCCTCCACCCGCGGGTGGTCTACGCGGCCCCCGGCGGCGAGGCCGAACTGTACGGCCTGTACTTCACCGAGGGCGGCCAGCACCAGGAGCACCGGCTCTTCATCGACCACGACACCCCGCACTGCCGCAGCAACGTCGCCTACAAGGGCGCGCTGCAGGGCAAGGACGCGCACGCGGTGTGGATCGGCGACGTGCTCATCCGCGCGGCGGCCCAGGGCACCGACACCTACGAGCTCAACCGCAACCTGGTGCTCACCGACGGCGCCCGGGTCGACTCGGTCCCCAACCTGGAGATCGAGACCGGTGAGATCGTCGGCGCCGGCCACGCCTCGGCCACCGGCCGCTTCGACGACGAGCAGCTCTTCTACCTGATGGCCCGCGGCATCCCGGCGAAGGAGGCCCGGCGCCTGGTGGTCCTCGGCTTCTTCGCGGAACTGATCCAGCAGATCGGCCTCGCCGATCTGGAGGAGCGCCTGCTGGCGAAGATCGAGAAGGAGCTGGAGGAGTCCGTCGGATGA
- the sufU gene encoding Fe-S cluster assembly sulfur transfer protein SufU → MKLDSMYQDVILDHYKHPHGRGLRDGDAEVHHVNPTCGDEITLRVRLDGSVIADVSYEGQGCSISQASASVLNDLLVGKEIADARKVQETFLELMQSKGRIEPDDAMEEVLEDAVAFAGVSKYPARVKCALLSWMAWKDATAQALSERKTA, encoded by the coding sequence GTGAAGCTGGATTCGATGTACCAGGACGTGATCCTGGACCACTACAAGCACCCGCACGGGCGTGGCCTGCGGGACGGGGACGCCGAGGTCCACCACGTCAACCCGACGTGCGGGGACGAGATCACGCTGCGCGTCCGGCTGGACGGCTCGGTGATCGCCGACGTCTCCTACGAGGGCCAGGGCTGTTCCATCAGCCAGGCGAGCGCCTCGGTCCTCAACGACCTGCTGGTCGGCAAGGAGATCGCGGACGCCCGCAAGGTCCAGGAGACGTTTCTGGAGCTGATGCAGTCCAAGGGCCGCATCGAACCGGACGACGCGATGGAAGAGGTGCTGGAGGACGCGGTGGCCTTCGCCGGTGTCTCCAAGTACCCGGCGCGGGTCAAGTGCGCGCTGCTGAGCTGGATGGCGTGGAAGGACGCGACCGCGCAGGCGCTGTCCGAAAGGAAGACGGCATGA
- a CDS encoding DinB family protein, translating into MVVFVGEGPDERETLLTFVAEQRAALRRAALGLTEEQLRATPTASALSIGGLLKHNVDVERYWTVGVLDGRLPDVLPRESAHRPEAHRLADDETGAGVLAAYEAVARETERIVRALPGLEVAVTLPDRPWYPPGTTRTARWILLHLVQEAARHAGHADIVRETLDGKGSFELIAEETAAERG; encoded by the coding sequence ATGGTGGTGTTCGTGGGCGAGGGGCCCGACGAGCGCGAGACGCTGCTGACGTTCGTCGCCGAGCAGCGGGCGGCGCTGCGCCGGGCCGCTCTCGGGCTCACCGAGGAGCAGTTGCGGGCGACCCCCACGGCGAGCGCCCTGTCCATCGGCGGGCTGCTCAAGCACAACGTGGACGTGGAACGCTACTGGACGGTCGGCGTCCTCGACGGCCGCCTTCCAGACGTGCTCCCCCGCGAGTCGGCCCACCGGCCCGAAGCCCACCGGCTGGCCGACGACGAGACCGGGGCCGGGGTGCTGGCGGCGTACGAGGCGGTGGCGCGCGAGACCGAGCGGATCGTCCGGGCGCTGCCCGGGCTGGAGGTGGCGGTCACGCTCCCGGACCGTCCCTGGTACCCGCCGGGGACCACCCGCACCGCGCGGTGGATCCTGCTGCACCTGGTGCAGGAGGCGGCCCGGCACGCCGGCCACGCCGACATCGTCCGCGAGACGCTGGACGGCAAGGGGTCCTTCGAGCTGATCGCCGAGGAGACCGCCGCCGAGCGGGGCTGA
- the dapD gene encoding 2,3,4,5-tetrahydropyridine-2,6-dicarboxylate N-succinyltransferase: protein MTETPTTDTRATGAVAAGLATIAADGTVLDTWFPAPELAAEAGPAGTERLSAERAAELLGEVAPKALGPDPRRGVEVVAVRTVISSLDDKPLDTHDIYLRLHLLSHRLVRPNGQNLEGIFGLLANVAWTSLGPVPVDAIERVRLAARAEGLHLAVYGVDKFPRMTDYVAPAGVRIGDADRVRLGAHLASGTTVMHEGFVNYNAGTLGTSMVEGRISQGVVVGDGSDIGGGASIMGTLSGGGKQVVSIGERCLLGAEAGIGISLGDDCVVEAGLYVTAGTRVTLPDGEVVKAVQLSGAANLLFRRNSVTGTVEALPRSGSWGGLNAALHSHN from the coding sequence ATGACTGAAACGCCTACGACGGATACCCGCGCCACCGGAGCCGTTGCCGCCGGACTCGCCACCATCGCCGCCGACGGCACCGTCCTCGACACCTGGTTCCCGGCCCCCGAGCTGGCCGCCGAGGCGGGGCCGGCCGGGACCGAGCGGCTGTCCGCCGAGCGTGCCGCGGAACTGCTGGGCGAGGTGGCGCCGAAGGCCCTCGGCCCCGACCCGCGCCGCGGCGTCGAGGTGGTCGCGGTGCGCACCGTGATCTCCTCGCTGGACGACAAGCCGCTCGACACCCACGACATCTACCTGCGGCTGCACCTGCTCAGCCACCGCCTGGTGCGCCCCAACGGGCAGAACCTGGAAGGCATCTTCGGCCTGCTGGCCAACGTCGCCTGGACCTCGCTGGGCCCGGTGCCGGTGGACGCGATCGAGCGGGTCCGCCTCGCCGCCCGCGCCGAGGGCCTGCACCTCGCGGTGTACGGCGTCGACAAGTTCCCGCGGATGACCGACTACGTGGCCCCCGCCGGGGTGCGCATCGGCGACGCCGACCGGGTCCGGCTCGGTGCCCACCTCGCGTCCGGCACCACCGTGATGCACGAGGGCTTCGTCAACTACAACGCCGGCACCCTGGGCACCTCCATGGTCGAGGGACGCATCAGCCAGGGCGTCGTCGTCGGCGACGGCTCCGACATCGGCGGCGGCGCCTCGATCATGGGCACCCTGTCCGGCGGCGGCAAGCAGGTCGTCTCCATCGGCGAGCGCTGCCTGCTCGGCGCCGAGGCCGGCATCGGCATCTCGCTCGGCGACGACTGCGTGGTCGAGGCCGGCCTGTACGTCACCGCCGGCACCCGGGTCACCCTGCCGGACGGCGAGGTGGTCAAGGCCGTGCAGCTCTCCGGCGCGGCCAACCTGCTCTTCCGCCGCAACTCGGTCACCGGCACCGTCGAGGCACTGCCCCGCAGCGGCTCCTGGGGCGGCCTCAACGCCGCGCTGCACAGCCACAACTGA
- a CDS encoding cysteine desulfurase, whose product MTHLPGLLDTEAIRKDFPILDRRIHDGKKLVYLDNAATSQKPRQVLDVLAEYYENYNANVHRGVHVLAEEATAGYESARDKVAAFVNAPSRDEVIFTKNASESLNLVANMLGWADEPYRVDRGTEIVITEMEHHSNIVPWQLLAQRTGAKLKWFGLTDDGRLDLSAIDQVITEKTKVVSFVLVSNILGTVNPVEAIVRRAQEVGALVVIDASQAAPHMPLDVQALQADFVAFTGHKMCGPTGIGVLWGRQELLEDLPPFLGGGEMIETVSMHSSTYAPAPHKFEAGTPPIAQAIGLGAAVDYLTSIGMENIAAHEHAITTYAVERLSQVPDLRIIGPTTAEDRGAAISFTLGDIHPHDVGQVLDEQGIAVRVGHHCARPVCLRYGIPATTRASFYLYSTPAEVDALVAGLEHVRNFFG is encoded by the coding sequence GTGACTCATCTGCCGGGCCTCCTCGACACCGAGGCGATCCGCAAGGACTTCCCGATCCTGGACCGCCGGATCCACGACGGCAAGAAGCTGGTGTACCTGGACAACGCGGCGACCTCGCAGAAGCCGCGCCAGGTGCTCGACGTCCTGGCCGAGTACTACGAGAACTACAACGCCAACGTCCACCGCGGCGTGCACGTCCTCGCCGAGGAGGCCACGGCCGGGTACGAGAGCGCGCGGGACAAGGTCGCCGCGTTCGTCAACGCCCCCAGCCGCGACGAGGTGATCTTCACCAAGAACGCCTCCGAGTCGCTCAACCTGGTGGCCAACATGCTCGGTTGGGCCGACGAGCCCTACCGGGTGGACCGCGGCACCGAGATAGTCATCACGGAGATGGAGCACCACTCCAACATCGTTCCGTGGCAGCTGCTCGCCCAGCGCACCGGCGCCAAGCTGAAGTGGTTCGGCCTGACCGACGACGGCCGGCTCGACCTGTCCGCCATCGACCAGGTGATCACCGAGAAGACCAAGGTCGTCTCGTTCGTGCTGGTCTCCAACATCCTGGGCACCGTCAACCCGGTCGAGGCGATCGTCCGGCGCGCCCAGGAGGTGGGCGCCCTGGTGGTGATCGACGCCTCGCAGGCCGCCCCGCACATGCCGCTGGACGTGCAGGCGCTCCAGGCCGACTTCGTCGCCTTCACCGGGCACAAGATGTGCGGTCCGACCGGCATCGGCGTGCTCTGGGGCCGCCAGGAGCTGCTGGAGGACCTGCCGCCGTTCCTGGGCGGCGGTGAGATGATCGAGACCGTCTCGATGCACTCGTCCACCTACGCCCCGGCGCCGCACAAGTTCGAGGCGGGCACCCCGCCGATCGCCCAGGCCATCGGGCTGGGCGCGGCCGTGGACTACCTGACCTCGATCGGCATGGAGAACATCGCCGCGCACGAGCACGCCATCACCACCTACGCGGTGGAACGCCTCTCCCAGGTGCCCGACCTGCGGATCATCGGCCCCACGACGGCCGAGGACCGGGGGGCGGCGATCTCCTTCACGCTGGGCGACATCCACCCGCACGACGTGGGCCAGGTCCTCGACGAACAGGGCATCGCGGTCCGGGTCGGCCACCACTGCGCCCGTCCGGTCTGCCTGCGGTACGGAATTCCGGCGACCACCCGGGCGTCGTTCTACCTGTACTCCACCCCGGCCGAGGTCGACGCGCTGGTCGCCGGGTTGGAACACGTGCGGAACTTCTTCGGCTGA
- a CDS encoding endonuclease/exonuclease/phosphatase family protein yields the protein MRRHPRGPVTIGALCAAALAAGLLAVPEASAAPIRIHDIQGTTRISPFAGRDVTGVSGIVTGVRGYGSSKGFWMQDPHPDADPATSEGVFVFTSATPAVRVGDSVTVDATVTEYYPGGASDGGQSVTELSRPKVTVVSSGNPVPAPVVLRSRDIPTRYAPDAHGGSIEHLPLRPAEYALDRFESLEGMNVEVDDARVVGPTDAYHELWVTAKPRQHPTPRGGTVYTGYRDPDSGRIQVQSLIPLAQRPFPQANTGDTLTGATAGPLDYNQFGGYTIAATTLGTLRSGGLKPEVTRKQRRGELAVATYNVENLAPGDSDTKYQRLATGVVTNLAAPDIVALEEIQDNSGAADDGTVAADRTVAKFVAAVKAAGGPSYDWRSIDPVDDADGGQPGGNIRQVFLFDPARVSFTDIPGGDATTPVGVTREHGHARLTASPGRIEPGDAAWTTSRKPLAGQFSFHGRTVFVIANHFNSKGGDQGLDSRFQPPARTSETQRVRQARVEHDFVAKLLAADRHADVIALGDLNDYQFSGALKTLTAGGVLTDLMNSLPADQRYSYVYQGNSQVLDHILTSPAIHRPDYDVVHINAEFAGQTSDHDPQIVRIRP from the coding sequence ATGCGCAGACACCCGCGCGGTCCGGTCACCATCGGCGCGTTGTGCGCCGCCGCGCTCGCCGCCGGGCTGCTCGCCGTGCCCGAGGCGTCGGCCGCCCCGATCCGGATCCACGACATCCAGGGCACCACCCGCATATCCCCGTTCGCGGGCCGGGACGTGACCGGGGTATCCGGCATCGTCACCGGGGTCCGCGGCTACGGCTCGTCCAAGGGGTTCTGGATGCAGGACCCGCACCCGGACGCCGACCCGGCCACCAGCGAGGGCGTCTTCGTCTTCACCTCCGCCACCCCCGCCGTGCGGGTCGGCGACAGCGTCACCGTGGATGCCACGGTGACCGAGTACTACCCCGGCGGCGCCTCGGACGGCGGCCAGTCCGTCACCGAGCTGAGCCGGCCGAAGGTCACCGTGGTCTCCTCCGGCAACCCGGTGCCGGCCCCGGTGGTGCTGCGCAGCCGCGACATACCCACGCGCTACGCGCCCGACGCGCACGGCGGCAGCATCGAGCACCTTCCGCTGCGTCCGGCCGAGTACGCCCTGGACCGCTTCGAATCGCTGGAAGGCATGAACGTCGAGGTGGACGACGCCCGGGTGGTGGGCCCCACCGACGCGTACCACGAGTTGTGGGTCACCGCGAAGCCCCGGCAGCACCCCACCCCGCGCGGCGGCACCGTCTACACCGGCTACCGGGACCCCGACTCCGGCCGCATCCAGGTGCAGTCGCTGATCCCGCTCGCCCAGCGGCCCTTCCCGCAGGCGAACACCGGTGACACCCTCACCGGCGCCACCGCCGGCCCGCTGGACTACAACCAGTTCGGCGGATACACCATCGCCGCCACCACGCTGGGCACCCTGCGCTCCGGCGGCCTGAAGCCGGAGGTCACCCGCAAGCAGCGGCGCGGCGAACTGGCGGTGGCCACCTACAACGTGGAGAACCTGGCCCCCGGCGACAGCGACACCAAGTACCAGCGGCTGGCCACCGGCGTCGTCACCAACCTGGCCGCGCCCGACATCGTCGCCCTGGAGGAGATCCAGGACAACAGCGGCGCCGCCGACGACGGCACGGTGGCCGCCGACCGCACGGTGGCCAAGTTCGTCGCGGCCGTCAAGGCGGCGGGCGGCCCGTCCTACGACTGGCGCTCGATCGACCCGGTCGACGACGCCGACGGCGGCCAGCCCGGCGGCAACATCCGGCAGGTCTTCCTCTTCGACCCGGCCCGGGTCTCCTTCACCGACATCCCCGGCGGTGACGCCACCACCCCGGTCGGGGTGACCCGCGAGCACGGCCACGCCCGGCTGACCGCCTCCCCCGGCCGGATCGAGCCCGGCGACGCCGCCTGGACCACCAGTCGCAAGCCGCTCGCCGGCCAGTTCTCCTTCCACGGCCGCACGGTCTTCGTGATCGCCAACCACTTCAACTCCAAGGGCGGCGACCAGGGCCTCGACAGCCGCTTCCAGCCGCCGGCCCGCACCAGCGAGACCCAGCGCGTCCGCCAGGCCCGGGTCGAGCACGACTTCGTCGCCAAGCTGCTCGCCGCCGACCGGCACGCCGATGTGATCGCCCTCGGCGACCTCAACGACTACCAGTTCTCCGGCGCCCTGAAGACCCTCACCGCCGGCGGCGTGCTCACCGACCTGATGAACTCCCTCCCGGCGGACCAGCGTTACTCCTACGTCTACCAGGGCAACTCCCAGGTCCTCGACCACATCCTGACCAGCCCGGCGATCCACCGCCCCGACTACGACGTGGTACACATCAACGCGGAGTTCGCCGGTCAGACCAGCGACCACGACCCGCAGATCGTCCGCATCCGTCCCTGA
- a CDS encoding helix-turn-helix transcriptional regulator, producing MKYKGEVARETTVAPAAASGTPAVEPGEAEGQRGTRNRVARSILDHGPSTAADLAERLALTPAAVRRHLDALVAEGIVEPRDQRVYGSRSRGRPAKVFALTDCGRDAFYQAYDQLAAEALRWIARSAGGGERGEAAVAEFARARVAAQAERYAAALADVPPEQRVRALAEALTADGYAATTRRAPAVAGQARDAAGEQLCQHHCPVAHTAEQFPQLCEAEAEVFSRLLGTHVQRLATIAHGDGVCTTFVPQANHANASASASASTSGRNPA from the coding sequence GTGAAATACAAGGGCGAGGTAGCGCGGGAGACGACGGTCGCACCGGCCGCCGCTTCGGGTACGCCTGCCGTCGAGCCCGGCGAGGCCGAGGGCCAGCGCGGCACCCGCAACCGGGTCGCCCGCTCCATCCTCGATCACGGCCCGTCCACCGCGGCCGACCTCGCCGAACGCCTCGCGCTCACCCCGGCGGCCGTTCGCCGGCACCTTGACGCGCTCGTCGCCGAGGGTATCGTCGAGCCGCGTGACCAGCGGGTCTACGGCTCCCGTTCGCGGGGCCGGCCGGCCAAGGTCTTCGCCCTCACCGACTGCGGCCGGGACGCCTTCTACCAGGCGTACGACCAGCTCGCCGCGGAGGCGCTGCGCTGGATCGCGCGCAGCGCGGGCGGCGGCGAGCGCGGTGAGGCCGCGGTCGCCGAGTTCGCCCGCGCCCGGGTCGCCGCCCAGGCCGAGCGGTACGCCGCGGCGCTCGCCGACGTACCTCCCGAGCAGCGGGTCCGGGCGCTCGCCGAGGCATTGACCGCGGACGGGTACGCTGCTACCACGCGCAGGGCGCCGGCCGTGGCCGGTCAGGCGCGCGATGCTGCGGGTGAGCAGCTCTGCCAGCATCACTGCCCGGTGGCGCACACCGCCGAGCAGTTCCCGCAGCTCTGCGAGGCGGAGGCCGAGGTCTTCTCCCGCCTGCTCGGGACCCATGTGCAGCGTCTGGCCACCATCGCCCACGGCGACGGGGTGTGCACGACGTTCGTTCCACAAGCCAACCACGCCAACGCATCTGCATCAGCATCTGCCAGCACGTCCGGGAGGAACCCCGCATGA
- a CDS encoding bifunctional 3-phenylpropionate/cinnamic acid dioxygenase ferredoxin subunit, producing the protein MSFVRACALSELEDDTPKRVELDGTPVSIVRTEGEIYAINDICSHANVSLSEGEVEDCQIECWLHGSSFDLRTGKPSGLPATRPVPVYPVKIEGDDVLVSVTQES; encoded by the coding sequence ATGAGTTTCGTACGTGCCTGCGCGCTGAGCGAGCTGGAGGACGACACCCCCAAGCGGGTGGAGCTCGACGGCACCCCGGTGTCCATCGTCCGCACCGAGGGCGAGATCTACGCGATCAACGACATCTGCTCGCACGCCAACGTCTCGCTGTCCGAGGGCGAGGTGGAGGACTGCCAGATCGAGTGCTGGCTGCACGGCTCCAGCTTCGACCTGCGCACCGGCAAGCCGTCCGGGCTGCCCGCCACGCGGCCCGTCCCCGTATACCCCGTCAAGATCGAAGGGGACGACGTGCTCGTCTCCGTCACCCAGGAGTCCTGA
- a CDS encoding metal-sulfur cluster assembly factor: MSDESATKLASEDEIKEALYDVVDPELGIDVVNLGLIYGIHIDDSNVVTLDMTLTSAACPLTDVIEDQARSATEGIVEDLKINWVWMPPWGPDKITDEGREQLRALGFNV, from the coding sequence ATGAGTGACGAGTCGGCGACCAAGCTCGCCTCCGAGGACGAGATCAAGGAGGCCCTGTACGACGTGGTCGACCCCGAGCTCGGGATCGACGTGGTCAACCTGGGCCTGATCTACGGCATCCACATCGACGACTCCAACGTCGTCACCCTCGACATGACGCTCACCTCGGCGGCCTGCCCGCTGACCGACGTCATCGAGGACCAGGCGCGCTCCGCCACCGAGGGCATCGTCGAGGACCTGAAGATCAACTGGGTCTGGATGCCGCCGTGGGGCCCCGACAAGATCACCGACGAGGGCCGCGAGCAGCTGCGGGCGCTGGGCTTCAACGTCTGA